One Nonomuraea angiospora DNA segment encodes these proteins:
- a CDS encoding IclR family transcriptional regulator: MEPQLVKSAERTVRILEALADSHDSLTLSELQQRTGFPRSSLHALMRTLVELNWVETDSARSAFGIGPHALLTGTAYLDKDPALPFAQETLEDLRAEIGQTAHFARRDGAHVLYLATRESREADHVIPRVGRRLPAHVTALGQVLLAQLTDDEVMAILPEPLSSLTDHTITDLNKLTGELDQVRTRGWAYEREQGTPGLACVAVAVDYRIPATDAISCSMPARLAPAEVERITEAVIKHTRKLAATLRREGIR, translated from the coding sequence ATGGAGCCTCAGCTGGTCAAGTCCGCGGAGCGGACGGTGCGCATCCTGGAGGCCCTGGCCGATTCGCACGACAGCCTGACGCTGTCGGAGCTCCAGCAGCGCACCGGGTTTCCGCGCAGCAGCCTTCACGCCCTCATGCGGACGCTGGTCGAGCTCAACTGGGTCGAGACCGACTCGGCCAGGTCCGCGTTCGGGATCGGGCCGCACGCGCTGCTCACCGGCACCGCGTACCTCGACAAGGATCCCGCGCTGCCGTTCGCGCAGGAGACCTTGGAGGACCTGCGGGCAGAGATCGGCCAGACCGCCCATTTCGCCCGCCGGGACGGCGCGCACGTGCTCTACCTGGCCACCCGCGAGTCCCGCGAGGCCGACCACGTCATCCCCCGGGTGGGCCGGCGCCTGCCCGCCCACGTCACGGCGCTCGGCCAGGTGCTGCTCGCCCAGCTCACCGACGACGAGGTCATGGCCATCCTGCCCGAGCCGCTGTCCTCGCTCACCGACCACACCATCACCGACCTGAACAAACTGACCGGCGAGCTCGACCAGGTCCGCACCCGCGGCTGGGCGTACGAACGCGAGCAGGGCACCCCCGGCCTGGCCTGCGTGGCCGTGGCGGTCGACTACCGCATCCCGGCCACGGACGCGATCAGCTGCTCGATGCCCGCGAGGCTGGCGCCCGCCGAGGTCGAGCGGATCACCGAGGCAGTGATCAAACACACCCGCAAGCTGGCTGCCACTCTCCGCAGGGAGGGCATCCGCTAG
- a CDS encoding carbohydrate ABC transporter permease — protein MRFDSALGLESRKGPLAVGGKVLIYGFMVVVFTGPLVGLLVSAFSKTLDPTSFSLWPDDFTLENFVQAKEKNVYLYLLNSFIVVGFGLLLQMLVSVFAAYSLARKKFRGMTFVLLLMLTTMMLPEEIIAIPLSLVLADMPLLHVNLIGTYAGMILPVGAWGFSILVMTEFMKEVPVELEEAARIDGAGEMRIFATIILPLCRPALGVIGVFGFTMIWDQYLLPLIVAPESSMWTLPIALRSLRSDEEVGIGVLLAASLLALLPSIIAFLAFQRQFMRGLTSGAIKG, from the coding sequence ATGAGGTTCGACAGCGCGCTGGGGCTGGAGTCACGCAAGGGGCCCCTGGCCGTCGGCGGAAAGGTCCTGATTTATGGCTTTATGGTGGTGGTTTTCACCGGGCCGCTGGTCGGGCTGCTCGTCAGCGCCTTCAGCAAGACGCTCGACCCCACCTCCTTCTCCCTGTGGCCGGACGACTTCACGCTGGAGAACTTCGTCCAGGCCAAGGAGAAGAACGTCTACCTCTACCTGCTGAACTCCTTCATCGTCGTCGGCTTCGGCCTGCTGCTGCAGATGCTGGTGAGCGTCTTCGCCGCGTACTCGCTGGCCCGCAAGAAGTTTCGCGGCATGACGTTCGTGCTGCTGCTCATGCTCACCACGATGATGCTCCCCGAGGAGATCATCGCGATCCCCCTCTCGCTGGTCCTGGCCGACATGCCGCTGCTGCACGTGAACCTCATCGGCACGTACGCGGGCATGATCCTTCCGGTCGGCGCCTGGGGCTTCTCCATCCTGGTCATGACCGAGTTCATGAAGGAGGTGCCGGTCGAGTTGGAGGAGGCCGCGCGCATCGACGGCGCGGGCGAAATGCGGATCTTCGCCACCATCATCCTGCCGCTGTGCCGTCCCGCGCTCGGCGTGATCGGGGTGTTCGGCTTCACGATGATCTGGGACCAGTACCTGCTGCCCCTGATCGTCGCGCCCGAGTCGAGCATGTGGACGCTGCCCATCGCGCTGCGTTCGCTCCGCTCGGACGAGGAGGTGGGGATCGGTGTGCTGTTGGCCGCCTCGCTGCTGGCGCTGCTGCCGTCGATCATCGCGTTCCTGGCCTTCCAGCGGCAGTTCATGCGCGGTCTGACAAGCGGTGCCATCAAGGGTTAA